A section of the Pseudomonas sp. FP453 genome encodes:
- a CDS encoding efflux RND transporter periplasmic adaptor subunit, whose translation MADVQTASPLPPAPRKRRLWRPMLIMVVVVLVIVAIIAGVKFVQISALIAQSKQPMPAAVVTALHVPLEDWQPSVTAVGSIKAVRGVDVTTEVGGIVRTMGFKPGQEVAAQALLVQLNADSDIAQLHALEATADLAAIVLKRDKAQLAVNAVSQALVDSDTADLKAKLAAAEQQRALVEKKSIRAPFAGRIGITGVNPGQYLNPGDKIATLQTFDPIYIDFTVPQTQLEAIAIGQTVAVTADGLSNQTFTGRITTLDTQFDATTRNVTVEATVANPKQSLVPGMFARAVVNAGSPQRYLTVPQTSVTYNPYGTTVFIATASKNDKGEEVLTAQQTFIKTGPTRGDQVAIVSGVKEGDLLITSGQMKLKNGSPVKIDNSAAPLNDPAPTPQEH comes from the coding sequence ATGGCCGACGTCCAGACTGCCTCTCCCCTGCCCCCGGCCCCGCGCAAGCGGCGGCTGTGGCGGCCCATGCTGATCATGGTCGTGGTGGTACTGGTGATTGTCGCGATCATTGCCGGGGTGAAATTCGTGCAGATCTCTGCGCTGATCGCCCAATCCAAACAGCCCATGCCCGCCGCCGTGGTCACCGCCCTGCACGTGCCGTTGGAAGACTGGCAGCCCAGCGTCACCGCCGTGGGCTCGATCAAGGCCGTGCGCGGCGTGGACGTGACCACCGAAGTCGGCGGCATCGTGCGCACAATGGGTTTCAAGCCCGGGCAGGAAGTGGCGGCCCAGGCGCTGCTCGTACAATTGAACGCCGACTCCGACATCGCCCAGTTGCACGCGCTGGAAGCCACCGCCGACCTGGCCGCCATCGTGCTCAAGCGGGACAAGGCGCAACTGGCGGTCAACGCGGTGTCCCAGGCGCTGGTGGACAGCGACACTGCCGACCTGAAGGCCAAGCTCGCCGCCGCCGAACAACAACGCGCGCTGGTGGAGAAAAAGTCCATCCGCGCCCCATTTGCCGGGCGCATCGGCATTACAGGCGTCAACCCCGGCCAGTACCTCAACCCCGGCGACAAGATCGCCACGCTGCAAACCTTCGATCCCATCTACATCGACTTCACCGTGCCGCAGACCCAACTGGAAGCCATCGCCATCGGGCAAACCGTCGCGGTGACGGCGGACGGCCTGTCCAATCAGACCTTCACCGGGCGCATCACGACCCTCGACACCCAGTTCGATGCGACCACGCGCAACGTCACGGTCGAAGCCACCGTCGCCAACCCCAAGCAAAGCCTGGTGCCGGGCATGTTTGCCCGCGCCGTGGTCAACGCCGGCAGCCCGCAGCGCTACCTCACCGTGCCGCAGACCTCGGTGACCTACAACCCTTACGGCACCACCGTGTTTATCGCCACGGCGAGCAAGAACGACAAGGGCGAAGAAGTGCTCACGGCGCAACAGACCTTTATCAAGACCGGCCCGACCCGTGGCGATCAAGTGGCGATTGTGTCCGGGGTGAAGGAAGGCGACCTGTTGATCACCAGCGGCCAGATGAAGCTGAAAAATGGCTCGCCGGTGAAGATCGACAACAGCGCCGCGCCCTTGAACGACCCCGCCCCGACTCCCCAAGAACACTAA
- a CDS encoding efflux transporter outer membrane subunit, whose product MQIGLPRQASRLAPLSLLCLALAACTVGPDFQRPDVPAGAGYTKENLTSTAHADIDAGGAAQRLVAGLDIPGQWWTLFRSPALNALVEEALRANPDVSAAQAALRQANELVYADQASLFPSVSANASKTREKLSGVQTGSPSSPILTINSASLSVSYAPDVFGGTRRQIESSTAQAEYERFQLEATYLTLTANVVNTAINLASVRDQVAATEEIIRLQSGQLDLLQAQRQLGAIGNTDVLTQQTSLAQTRATLPPLQKQLAQTRNQLMAYLGRFPNQDRGEAFNLASLHLPQELPVSLPSALVGQRPDVQSAQAQLHQASAYIGVAVANQLPQFSITGSLGSTVASGTQLFSAGTGVWSLAGAIAQPIFDAGALEHRKRAAVAAYDESAARYRGTVLIAFQDVANALRALQADADALNQQVVAERSAQANLDLVQAQFKLGAVAYINLLTAQQTYQNTVLARVRAQAARYSDTTALFQALGGGWWNRSDVDPATAGRPDRFGLPTWQELRPAHTAATEPTP is encoded by the coding sequence ATGCAGATCGGCCTCCCTCGACAAGCCTCTCGCCTGGCCCCCTTGAGCCTGTTGTGCCTCGCCCTCGCCGCCTGCACCGTCGGCCCTGACTTCCAGCGCCCCGACGTACCCGCAGGCGCGGGCTATACAAAAGAAAACCTGACCAGCACCGCGCACGCCGACATCGACGCCGGCGGCGCGGCACAACGGCTGGTCGCCGGCCTGGATATCCCCGGGCAATGGTGGACGCTGTTCCGCTCACCCGCACTCAATGCGTTGGTCGAAGAAGCCTTGCGCGCCAACCCGGATGTCAGCGCCGCCCAAGCCGCGTTACGACAAGCCAACGAGCTGGTCTACGCCGATCAGGCGTCGCTGTTTCCCTCCGTCAGCGCCAACGCGTCGAAAACCCGCGAGAAACTCTCCGGGGTGCAGACCGGCAGCCCGTCGTCACCGATCCTCACGATCAATTCGGCGTCATTGAGCGTGTCCTACGCCCCGGATGTGTTCGGCGGCACCCGCCGGCAAATCGAGTCCAGCACGGCGCAGGCCGAGTACGAACGCTTCCAGCTGGAAGCGACCTACCTGACCTTGACCGCCAACGTGGTCAACACCGCGATCAACCTGGCCTCCGTGCGCGATCAGGTCGCCGCCACCGAAGAAATCATCCGCCTGCAAAGCGGCCAGCTCGACCTGTTGCAGGCCCAGCGCCAGCTCGGCGCCATCGGCAATACCGACGTGCTCACCCAGCAAACCAGCCTGGCGCAAACCCGCGCGACCTTGCCGCCGCTGCAAAAGCAGTTGGCGCAAACCCGCAACCAGCTGATGGCCTACCTGGGCCGGTTTCCCAACCAGGACCGTGGCGAGGCGTTCAACCTCGCGTCCCTGCACTTGCCGCAGGAATTGCCGGTCAGCCTGCCCTCGGCCCTCGTCGGCCAGCGCCCCGATGTGCAATCGGCGCAGGCGCAGTTGCATCAGGCCAGTGCCTATATCGGCGTGGCCGTGGCCAACCAGCTGCCGCAGTTCAGCATTACCGGGTCGCTGGGTTCCACGGTGGCCAGCGGGACTCAGCTGTTTTCGGCCGGCACCGGCGTGTGGAGCCTGGCCGGGGCGATTGCCCAACCGATCTTCGATGCCGGCGCGCTGGAACACCGCAAGCGCGCTGCCGTGGCCGCCTATGACGAGTCGGCCGCGCGCTATCGCGGCACCGTGCTTATCGCGTTCCAGGATGTGGCCAACGCCCTGCGCGCCCTGCAAGCCGATGCCGATGCGCTCAACCAACAGGTGGTGGCCGAGCGCTCGGCGCAAGCCAACCTGGACCTGGTGCAAGCCCAGTTCAAGCTCGGCGCCGTGGCCTATATCAACCTGCTCACGGCCCAGCAGACCTACCAGAACACCGTGCTGGCGCGGGTGCGCGCGCAGGCGGCGCGGTACAGCGACACCACGGCGCTGTTCCAGGCCCTGGGCGGCGGCTGGTGGAACCGCAGCGACGTAGACCCCGCCACCGCAGGCCGCCCGGACCGCTTCGGCTTGCCCACCTGGCAAGAACTCCGGCCGGCCCACACGGCGGCGACTGAACCGACTCCTTGA